TCGGCCAAGGATGCTGGCACCACAGCAGCGGCCTGGGCGCAATATCGCGCGCAGGAACGCTTGGTGGAAATCTGCCGCGAGCAACAAGTCGAACTGCTGCTGTTCCACGGTCGCGGCGGCACCGTGGGCCGGGGCGGTGGCCCGGCGCATGCGGCGATTCTGTCGCAGCCACCGGGTTCGGTGGCGGGGCGTTTCCGCACCACCGAGCAGGGGGAAATGATTCGATTCAAATTCGGCCTGCCGGACATCGCCGAGCAAAACCTCAATCTGTATCTGGCGGCGGTGCTTGAAGCAACGCTACTGCCACCGCCGCCGCCGACACCAGAGTGGCGTCACTTGATGGACGAATTGGCCGCCGATGGCGTCAGCGCTTATCGCCAGGTCGTGCGGGAAAATCCGCAATTCGTCGAGTACTTCCGTCAATCCACGCCAGAGCAGGAGTTGGGTCGCTTGCCCCTCGGCAGTCGTCCAGCCAAACGTCGCGCCGGCGGTATCGAAAGTCTGCGGGCGATTCCGTGGATCTTTGGCTGGACACAAACGCGGCTGATGCTGCCGGCGTGGCTGGGTTGGGAGTCGGCACTGAGCAAGGCGCTGGAACGCGGCGAAGGCGAGTTGCTTGGGCAAATGCGCGAACAATGGCCGTTCTTCCGTACGCGTATCGACATGCTCGAAATGGTGCTGGCCAAGGCTGACGCGGATATTGCGCTGTCCTACGATCAGCGCCTGGTCGAGCCTGATCTGCTGCCGTTGGGCGCGCAGTTACGCGACCTATTGTCGCAGGCGTGCGCAGTGGTGCTCGGCCTGACTGGCCAGTCGCAGCTGCTGGCACATAGCCCTGACACCCTTGAATTCATCCGTCTGCGCAACACCTATCTCGACCCGCTGCATCTATTGCAGGCCGAATTGCTGGCCCGCTCGCGGCAGCAGGATGTCGAGCAGGGCAGCCCGGTGGAACAGGCGTTGCTGGTGTCTGTGGCGGGGATTGCCGCCGGTTTGCGAAATACCGGCTAATGTTTTTGTCTGGGCACGCGGCCTCCGGAACACGTAACGGAGGCCGCTTTGCCTGACGGCGCAAAGTGCCGCCAGGCGACAGTTAGTGATGGGGTTGCGACTTGGGTTACCGCGTCGCAAGGTCGCAGGGGGCGTCGGTTTCTCCGACTTTTGGCGTCTTGTGTGGGCGCAGCCTGCTGTGTATCTTGATCAGCCTTTGGCCGTTTGTGCGGCCACGACCCGTATTTTCAGGATTCGTCCCAAGAGGCGAATCCTTTGTTTTGTAAAAGCTTTTTATAAAAAAATTGAGGAGCACATCTAATGCGCGTCATTCTGCTGGGAGCTCCCGGGGCCGGTAAAGGTACTCAGGCTAAGTTCATCACCGAAAAATTCGGCATTCCACAAATTTCCACCGGCGACATGCTGCGTGCAGCGGTCAAGGCCGGTACTCCACTGGGCGTTCAAGCCAAGAGCATCATGGATGCCGGCGGCCTGGTGTCGGATGACCTGATCATCGCACTGGTTCAGGATCGTATCGCTCAGCCTGACTGCGCCAACGGTTTCCTGTTCGACGGCTTCCCGCGCACCATTCCGCAGGCTGAAGCACTGGTCACTGCCGGCGTTGAGCTGGATGCAGTGGTTGAAATCGCTGTTGAAGACGAAGAAATCGTGCAACGCATCGCCGGCCGTCGTGTTCACGAGGCCAGCGGCCGCGTTTACCACATCGTCTACAACCCGCCGAAAATCGCCGGCAAAGACGACATCACTGGCGAAGAGCTGGTACAGCGCAAGGACGACACCGAAGAAACCGTGCGTCATCGCCTGTCGGTCTACCACTCGCAGACCAAGCCTTTGGTGGAGTTCTATCAGAGCCTGTCGACTAAAAATGCTGGCAAGCCGAAGTACAGCCACATCCCGGGCGTTGGTTCGGTTGATGCGATCACCGCCAAGGTGCTGGCCGCGCTGAGCTGAAAAGTCTGAACCGCAGCACCATCCACGGCCCGCTTGCGGGCCGTAGTTGTTTATACTGACGCACTTTTTCCCACCCCTGTTTTGGAAACATCGATGAGCACCTTGCTGGCCCTGGACACCGCGACTGAAGCTTGCTCCGTTGCCTTGCTGCATGACGGCAAGGTCACGAGCCATTACGAGGTGATCCCGCGCTTGCACGCGCAGAAACTGCTGCCGATGATCCAGCAATTGCTGGCCGACGCCGGCACCACGTTGCAAGCGGTCGATGCGATTGCTTTCGGTCGCGGGCCGGGTGCATTTACCGGCGTGCGGATCGCCATTGGTGTGGTGCAAGGGCTGGCGTTTGCGCTGGATCGCCCGGTGTTGCCGGTGTCCAACCTCGCGGTGCTGGCGCAGCGTGCCTATCGCGAACATGGCGTGAGCCAGGTCGCGGCGGCCATCGATGCGCGGATGGATGAGGTGTATTGGGGCTGCTACCGCGAGACGGCGGGGGAGATGCGACTGGTCGGTGCCGAAGCGGTGTTGCCGCCGGAAGTCGCGGCGCTGCCGGCCGATGCCAGTGGTGACTGGTTCGGTGCTGGCACCGGTTGGGGGTATGGCGAGCGTATTGCGGTCGATCTGAGCGGCTCGGATGCAGGCATGCTGCCCCACGCCGAAGACCTGCTGATCCTGGCGCGTTTTGCCTGGGAGCGCGGCGAGTCGATCCCGGCGGATGATGCACAACCGGTTTACCTGCGCGATAAAGTCGCCACCCCCAAGGCTCGTTGAGCCTTTAAAAAGATCGCAGCCTTCGGCAGCTCCGACAGAGATTGCATTCCAACTGTAGGAGCTGCCGAAGGCTGCGATCTTTTGATCTACTGTCGCCAATCGTCAGTTTGTAACCCCTCGCTTTAAACCTTTTGCGCTTTATGTGTTCTAGTTATCACTCGGCAGTTTGCTAAGTCGGTCAAGTGCCGCTAAATTGCCATCATCGATACCGAGCATGAAATTATGCGTATAGACGGCCTTTCCTCTCAGTCCTACCCCATCAAGCGCAAGCCTCGCAAAGGCCATGTGACTGTGGATGAGTCAGTCGACGATATCGACGGTGAGATCGAATTTCCGACTGAAGAGCAACTGGCTGCCCGTGCTGCCGCCAAAGCTGCCGCGCAACGCCTGAGCAATCTGCCCGCCCGCCAACAAGACATGATCTACCACCGTGCGATGAAAAAAAGCGTAGCGATGGCCTTGGCCAGCTATCTGAGCACTGCCGGTTTTGTCGATTGGGATGCAGACGTGCTGGGCCTCGATCTGTACATCTGATGGATCTGCCTTACTACCTCGGTTGTCCGTCCTGGAGCGAAAACGCCTGGCGCGAGTATCTGTACCCGGTAGACGCCAAAACCTCCGATTTCCTCGGTCTCTATTGCCAAGTGTTCAACGCCGTTGAAGGCAACACGACCTTTTACGCCAGCCCGTCACCGGCCACGGTGCAGCGTTGGTCTGAGGTTATGCCTGAACACTTTCGCTTTACCGCCAAATTCCCCGGCGACATCAGTCACAGCGGTGATCTGCGCGAGCAACTGACGGCAGCCGAAACCTTTCTGCAATTACTCAAGCCACTCGGCCAGCGTGTCTCGCCGTCGTGGCTGCAATTGTCGAAAAGCTTCACACCGCAACGGCTGCCGGAACTGGCGGCGTTCATCGATGCGCTGGATTGCCCGCTGGCAGTGGAAGTGCGGCATGAACAGTTCTTCGCCAAGGGCGAGAGCGAACGCTTGCTCAATCGGCTGCTGCTGGACCGTGGCGTGGAACGCATCTGCCTCGACCCGCGTGCGCTGTTCAGCTGCCTGTCGACCGAATCCTCGGTGATCCACGCGCAATCGAAAAAACCGCGCGTGCCGACGCGTCCGGCGGCGTTCACCCAGTTCCCGCAAGTGCGCTTCATTGGCCATCCCGAGCTTGAAGCCAACGATGCGTTCCTGGTGCCGTGGGTAGCGAAAATCGCTGAGTGGATCGAAGAGGGTCGTACGCCGTATATCTTCCTGCACACCGCCGACAACCTGTTGGCGGCAAAACTGGCGCAACGTTTTCACGCACATCTGATGCAACGTTTGCCTGGCCTGCCATCGCTGCCTGAGCTATACA
This region of Pseudomonas sp. R84 genomic DNA includes:
- the adk gene encoding adenylate kinase, coding for MRVILLGAPGAGKGTQAKFITEKFGIPQISTGDMLRAAVKAGTPLGVQAKSIMDAGGLVSDDLIIALVQDRIAQPDCANGFLFDGFPRTIPQAEALVTAGVELDAVVEIAVEDEEIVQRIAGRRVHEASGRVYHIVYNPPKIAGKDDITGEELVQRKDDTEETVRHRLSVYHSQTKPLVEFYQSLSTKNAGKPKYSHIPGVGSVDAITAKVLAALS
- the tsaB gene encoding tRNA (adenosine(37)-N6)-threonylcarbamoyltransferase complex dimerization subunit type 1 TsaB: MSTLLALDTATEACSVALLHDGKVTSHYEVIPRLHAQKLLPMIQQLLADAGTTLQAVDAIAFGRGPGAFTGVRIAIGVVQGLAFALDRPVLPVSNLAVLAQRAYREHGVSQVAAAIDARMDEVYWGCYRETAGEMRLVGAEAVLPPEVAALPADASGDWFGAGTGWGYGERIAVDLSGSDAGMLPHAEDLLILARFAWERGESIPADDAQPVYLRDKVATPKAR
- a CDS encoding DUF72 domain-containing protein codes for the protein MDLPYYLGCPSWSENAWREYLYPVDAKTSDFLGLYCQVFNAVEGNTTFYASPSPATVQRWSEVMPEHFRFTAKFPGDISHSGDLREQLTAAETFLQLLKPLGQRVSPSWLQLSKSFTPQRLPELAAFIDALDCPLAVEVRHEQFFAKGESERLLNRLLLDRGVERICLDPRALFSCLSTESSVIHAQSKKPRVPTRPAAFTQFPQVRFIGHPELEANDAFLVPWVAKIAEWIEEGRTPYIFLHTADNLLAAKLAQRFHAHLMQRLPGLPSLPELYREPAAEQLGLL